In the genome of Artemia franciscana chromosome 16, ASM3288406v1, whole genome shotgun sequence, the window ACTTATAGAGATTAGTTGATTAAGACCATACTCTGAAACAAAAGTTAATAAGACATTTTTCATATCtcttcaaattccattttttgaaaaaaaattaatttttttttaaagctcatGTGCCACTGTATATTCTGTCAACACCCATGAagtgaaaattcaaaaagaaaattttcattatctatatttttttataccctACTGGTCCAAATATCCTGAAATGGTTCTTTTAGTATCATTATTGCAGTATTCACAACTATGGGATCTATTATGGCTAATCAAAGAAGGCTTTTGACTAAATACCTTATCACATAGCCTATTGATAGTCAAATGAGGCCTTCGATTAAACTGTTAATTGCAGATTTTACATTAGTATGGTTTTTGCCATTGCGTGATCTCATAAGCTTGGTCAAATAGttccatgaaaattttgaattacatGTTTTACACTTGTATGGTTTTTCACAATTGTGTGTTCTTTTGTGCTCGATTCAAGTATATTTGCCGGAAAAGCTTTTATTGCATGTATTACACCAGTATGGTTTTTCTCTAGTGTGTCTTTGTATGAttattcaaatgatttatttgaGTGAAACTTTGATTACATATTTTACATTTGTATGGTTTTTCACCATTGTGCAACCGCATATGAACAGTTAAACCACCGCTgtatgaaaaattcttattgcATATTTTACACTGGTATGGTTTTTCACCACTGTGAGACCTAATGTGACTAATCAAATGAGGcctttgagaaaaatttttgttgcatATTTTACATGCAAATGGTCTTTCGCCAGTGTGTACCCTCATGTGAAGAGTCAAAGATTCATTTCGGGGAAATCTTTTGTTGCATATTTTACATTCGTATGGTTTTTCGCCATTGTGTGATCTCATATGAGTAGTCATGTGGttccatgaaaattttgaattacatATTTTACACTCGTATGGTTTTTCCCCATTGTGTATCCTATTGTGCGCAGTCAAAGACTGGTTGGATGAAAAGCTTTTATTGCATATACTACACTGGTATGGTTTTTCCCCAGAGTGTCCCTTTGTATGTCTAATCAAATGACTGTTTTGAGTGAAACTTTGGCTACATATTTTACATTTGTATGGTTTTTCGCCATTGTGCGACCGCATATGAACTTTTAAACTACTGCTGtatggaaattttttattgcatattttaCACTGGTATGGTTTTTCACCACTGTGAGATCTAATGTGACTAATCAAATGAGGcctttgagaaaattttttgttacatattttacattcatatggtttttcaccaGTGTGTAACCTCATGTGAATAGTCAAAACAGGCTTTTCAGCAAATGTTTTGTTGCATATTTTGCATGCGTATGGTTTTTCGCCAGTGTGTAACCTCATGTGAACAGTAAAGTTTGATAAATTAGATATCTTTTTATTGCATACTTTGCATTTGTATGGTCGATCACCATTCTGATACCTTGATTGAAGAGGCAAACTGCcactatttgaaattttgttcttatatattttttgttggtaTGCTTCACTACTATTACTTGCTGACTGGTTTAAAAACCGTTTCTTGGAAGTTTTCAACCGGTTGGTCTTTTTGCAGCTCTTTGGATGGCAtgaatatactttttttatatCGCTAGAAGTCGAGCCATAATGTGAAGAATTTGAATGGCGACTGGGTCCTAAATCTAACGATAGTATACTAGCCACTGATGAAATAACAGGTGACTCAAGCCAAgttgtatttttggaaaaatgtccCTTCAAAAGTAAATGCTCTTTAGGGTCACAAATATTTTCCTGTAAACAGATTGGGCACTTCCTAGCATGTCCAAGTTGATGTTCGACAAAATGTGACGCAAAGTCAGAATAATCTTTAATTACTGAAGGACATTTATCACACTCAATTGGTGATAATTTCTCACATCCAGTGCTCTCATGGAGGTCTAACATCAAATAacagttttcaatttttccacaaataTTGCATCGCCAGATACCAGCTGCCACTTCATCTATAACACTTCTAGGTAGTTTCTGTAACATAATCACTGGCTTTGCCTTCAAAAGAGGTCTTGGATGaacattatttaaattattcattaaGGATAAGCCATCATTTTTGAAGTCTTGAAAACTTGCATAATGCTCatcaacaaaca includes:
- the LOC136037365 gene encoding zinc finger protein ZFP2-like isoform X2, with the translated sequence MGDCLGTPELKVDLLFCYKKFTRKVNMLSFVNISSICGESGKNQVCEILVPHPVHLFVDEHYASFQDFKNDGLSLMNNLNNVHPRPLLKAKPVIMLQKLPRSVIDEVAAGIWRCNICGKIENCYLMLDLHESTGCEKLSPIECDKCPSVIKDYSDFASHFVEHQLGHARKCPICLQENICDPKEHLLLKGHFSKNTTWLESPVISSVASILSLDLGPSRHSNSSHYGSTSSDIKKVYSCHPKSCKKTNRLKTSKKRFLNQSASNSSEAYQQKIYKNKISNSGSLPLQSRYQNGDRPYKCKVCNKKISNLSNFTVHMRLHTGEKPYACKICNKTFAEKPVLTIHMRLHTGEKPYECKICNKKFSQRPHLISHIRSHSGEKPYQCKICNKKFPYSSSLKVHMRSHNGEKPYKCKICSQSFTQNSHLIRHTKGHSGEKPYQCSICNKSFSSNQSLTAHNRIHNGEKPYECKICNSKFSWNHMTTHMRSHNGEKPYECKICNKRFPRNESLTLHMRVHTGERPFACKICNKNFSQRPHLISHIRSHSGEKPYQCKICNKNFSYSGGLTVHMRLHNGEKPYKCKICNQSFTQINHLNNHTKTH
- the LOC136037365 gene encoding zinc finger protein ZFP2-like isoform X1; its protein translation is MGDCLGTPGRAETGCTRVRIELKVDLLFCYKKFTRKVNMLSFVNISSICGESGKNQVCEILVPHPVHLFVDEHYASFQDFKNDGLSLMNNLNNVHPRPLLKAKPVIMLQKLPRSVIDEVAAGIWRCNICGKIENCYLMLDLHESTGCEKLSPIECDKCPSVIKDYSDFASHFVEHQLGHARKCPICLQENICDPKEHLLLKGHFSKNTTWLESPVISSVASILSLDLGPSRHSNSSHYGSTSSDIKKVYSCHPKSCKKTNRLKTSKKRFLNQSASNSSEAYQQKIYKNKISNSGSLPLQSRYQNGDRPYKCKVCNKKISNLSNFTVHMRLHTGEKPYACKICNKTFAEKPVLTIHMRLHTGEKPYECKICNKKFSQRPHLISHIRSHSGEKPYQCKICNKKFPYSSSLKVHMRSHNGEKPYKCKICSQSFTQNSHLIRHTKGHSGEKPYQCSICNKSFSSNQSLTAHNRIHNGEKPYECKICNSKFSWNHMTTHMRSHNGEKPYECKICNKRFPRNESLTLHMRVHTGERPFACKICNKNFSQRPHLISHIRSHSGEKPYQCKICNKNFSYSGGLTVHMRLHNGEKPYKCKICNQSFTQINHLNNHTKTH
- the LOC136037365 gene encoding zinc finger protein ZFP2-like isoform X3, which translates into the protein MLSFVNISSICGESGKNQVCEILVPHPVHLFVDEHYASFQDFKNDGLSLMNNLNNVHPRPLLKAKPVIMLQKLPRSVIDEVAAGIWRCNICGKIENCYLMLDLHESTGCEKLSPIECDKCPSVIKDYSDFASHFVEHQLGHARKCPICLQENICDPKEHLLLKGHFSKNTTWLESPVISSVASILSLDLGPSRHSNSSHYGSTSSDIKKVYSCHPKSCKKTNRLKTSKKRFLNQSASNSSEAYQQKIYKNKISNSGSLPLQSRYQNGDRPYKCKVCNKKISNLSNFTVHMRLHTGEKPYACKICNKTFAEKPVLTIHMRLHTGEKPYECKICNKKFSQRPHLISHIRSHSGEKPYQCKICNKKFPYSSSLKVHMRSHNGEKPYKCKICSQSFTQNSHLIRHTKGHSGEKPYQCSICNKSFSSNQSLTAHNRIHNGEKPYECKICNSKFSWNHMTTHMRSHNGEKPYECKICNKRFPRNESLTLHMRVHTGERPFACKICNKNFSQRPHLISHIRSHSGEKPYQCKICNKNFSYSGGLTVHMRLHNGEKPYKCKICNQSFTQINHLNNHTKTH